One segment of Kitasatospora viridis DNA contains the following:
- a CDS encoding DUF5713 family protein: MPITNQQVAAHAFLRHMYEDSYFPDHLVDRGREILLRLCERIEAEQPADLAALYALTHASTEEFNLLDAELNAAGSEIETVAREWIGDEFWFVASAYGFADADGEELIATRDW; encoded by the coding sequence ATGCCGATCACGAACCAGCAGGTGGCAGCGCACGCGTTCCTGCGGCACATGTACGAGGACTCGTACTTCCCCGATCACCTCGTCGACCGGGGCAGGGAGATTCTGCTGCGGCTGTGCGAGCGGATCGAGGCCGAGCAGCCGGCGGATCTGGCTGCCCTGTACGCGCTCACCCACGCCTCGACGGAGGAGTTCAACCTTCTGGACGCGGAGTTGAACGCGGCCGGGAGCGAGATCGAGACGGTGGCGCGGGAGTGGATCGGCGACGAGTTCTGGTTCGTCGCGTCGGCCTACGGATTCGCGGACGCGGACGGGGAGGAGCTCATCGCCACCCGGGACTGGTGA